Proteins encoded by one window of Ignavibacteriales bacterium:
- a CDS encoding helix-turn-helix transcriptional regulator — protein MSDLKKYVAQRKKEDAEFAENYDIGYQNFKIGILLKQLRVKSGLTQEELAKKLKTKKSVISRIENHSEDIKLSTLGRYARTLGRRVRIEVV, from the coding sequence ATGAGTGATTTGAAAAAATATGTTGCACAAAGAAAAAAAGAAGATGCAGAGTTTGCAGAAAATTATGATATAGGTTATCAGAATTTTAAAATAGGTATATTACTTAAACAGTTGCGTGTAAAATCCGGATTAACTCAAGAAGAATTAGCAAAAAAGTTAAAAACAAAAAAGTCTGTCATATCAAGAATAGAAAATCATTCAGAGGATATTAAGCTTTCTACCCTTGGGCGTTACGCAAGAACATTAGGAAGAAGAGTCAGAATAGAAGTAGTTTAA
- a CDS encoding type II toxin-antitoxin system RelE/ParE family toxin, which produces MREVNFYQLESGKYPAKEFLNSLTGKQAKKVTWILELFEETSLVPKQYFEKLRNTDDIWAIRIIYSGDIFRLLGFFKPDGNFMVTNGFAKKTQKTPLSEIKVAEERKRNYYKRKKRNE; this is translated from the coding sequence ATGCGAGAAGTAAATTTTTATCAACTGGAATCTGGAAAATATCCAGCAAAAGAATTTCTTAATTCTCTTACGGGAAAACAAGCTAAAAAAGTTACTTGGATTTTAGAACTTTTTGAGGAAACTTCTTTAGTTCCTAAACAATACTTTGAGAAGTTAAGGAACACAGATGATATTTGGGCAATCAGAATAATTTATTCTGGGGATATTTTTAGGTTATTAGGTTTTTTTAAGCCAGATGGAAATTTTATGGTAACAAATGGATTTGCGAAGAAAACACAAAAAACACCGTTGAGTGAAATTAAGGTTGCAGAAGAAAGAAAAAGAAACTATTATAAAAGGAAGAAAAGAAATGAGTGA